From Novipirellula artificiosorum, the proteins below share one genomic window:
- a CDS encoding DUF2784 domain-containing protein, whose protein sequence is MIYQILTELIVAIHFAYVTFVVLAVPVTILGGWRNWEWVRNRWFRCLHVSMILVVVLEAWAGITCPLTTWEQQMRLAAGGPALQGDFIANWLHDAMFFDAQPWVFTLFYSLFASLVIAMWVWIPPRFDTQGASATGR, encoded by the coding sequence ATGATCTACCAAATCCTAACCGAACTGATTGTTGCGATCCATTTTGCTTACGTCACGTTTGTGGTTCTTGCCGTGCCGGTGACGATCTTGGGCGGATGGCGGAATTGGGAATGGGTGCGAAACCGATGGTTCCGTTGTCTCCACGTATCGATGATCTTGGTTGTCGTGTTGGAGGCCTGGGCCGGCATCACCTGCCCGTTGACGACTTGGGAGCAACAAATGCGTCTCGCGGCGGGCGGCCCCGCTTTGCAGGGCGATTTCATCGCCAACTGGCTGCACGATGCGATGTTTTTTGATGCGCAGCCTTGGGTCTTTACGCTGTTTTACTCGCTATTTGCCTCGCTCGTCATCGCCATGTGGGTCTGGATTCCACCTCGTTTCGATACACAAGGGGCCAGTGCGACGGGGAGATGA
- a CDS encoding ThuA domain-containing protein, protein MKRTLLATFILAVVSSVMAADYTVAPQVRGEIRPPDQQWQRKIESLAPKKPTAQPEGPRKVLVFSLSTGYKHQVAPHVSAIIKILGIKTGAFEVTSSDDVEVFTEERLEGFDAIVLNNVCPTGPGRDLFVDVLNDPDRARELEANLLKCVEKGTGLVAIHGSIAFQNNSTAVSDMLGGSFDFHPKRQGVTLDLVEPSHPLVAAFEGKGFLHEDEPYLFKNAYKQKNFRPLLEMDVSKLDEKTRSNPSVVSDVRYVAWVKRHGKGRVFYCGPSHQPESYETTAMLRFLLDGIQYALGDLRCDDSPTTNRNPIAEKAK, encoded by the coding sequence AGATTCGCCCTCCGGATCAGCAGTGGCAGCGGAAGATTGAATCGCTTGCCCCCAAAAAGCCAACGGCGCAACCCGAGGGTCCCCGCAAAGTTCTCGTGTTCTCACTGTCAACCGGCTACAAGCATCAGGTCGCACCTCATGTTTCCGCAATCATTAAGATTTTAGGGATCAAGACCGGTGCCTTCGAAGTGACATCGAGTGACGATGTTGAAGTGTTTACCGAGGAACGTCTAGAAGGTTTTGATGCGATTGTCCTCAACAACGTTTGCCCAACGGGGCCAGGACGGGATCTGTTCGTCGACGTGCTCAACGACCCCGATCGGGCCCGCGAGTTGGAAGCGAACCTGTTGAAATGTGTCGAGAAGGGGACGGGCTTGGTGGCGATTCACGGTTCCATCGCCTTTCAAAACAACTCGACCGCAGTCAGCGACATGCTGGGTGGCAGCTTTGACTTTCACCCGAAACGCCAAGGAGTGACGTTGGATCTGGTGGAACCTTCTCATCCCTTGGTTGCAGCCTTTGAAGGGAAGGGCTTCCTCCACGAGGACGAACCGTACCTGTTCAAGAACGCCTACAAACAAAAGAACTTTCGTCCGTTATTGGAAATGGATGTTTCCAAACTGGATGAAAAGACCCGAAGTAATCCATCGGTGGTGAGCGATGTTCGCTATGTGGCTTGGGTCAAGAGGCATGGCAAAGGGCGTGTGTTTTACTGCGGCCCCTCGCATCAGCCGGAAAGTTATGAAACGACCGCCATGCTTCGCTTCCTGCTCGACGGCATCCAATACGCGCTCGGCGACCTGCGCTGTGACGATTCCCCCACAACGAACAGGAATCCGATTGCTGAAAAGGCAAAGTAG